GGATCAGGGCTTTGCGCAAGGCGGTGAACCGCCCGCACCGCCGGGAACATCCTCTGCAATTGCAGAATGTGCCCGCTCAGCCGCTCTTCAGGGCCTCCTCGAGCAGTTCGCGGCAGGCGACGAGATCCTGGAGCGCCCGTTCCAGCCGTTCACGGTCGGCCGGATTCGGGCCGGCGCGCTCGCTCGGGCCCTTGCGGAAGGTGGTGAGGACCTCCTCGTCGTCGATCTCGGCGAAGCGGAAGTCGATGCCTTCCTCCTCCTCGCCCTGGTAATCGTCGTCGTCGGTGTCGACGCCGCGGACCTCTTGTTCCTCCTCGGTCTCCATCAGGCTCTGCCCGATCGCATCCTCGATCGCGCCGAACGAGACCGCGGCCGACGAATCGGCGAGCCCCTGGACGGACTTGATGCCGTGCTCCTTGAGGATCCGCTGCACGCCGCGGATGGTATAGCCCTCGCCGTAGAGCAGCCGGCGGATGCCCTTGAGCAGGTCGACGTCGTCGGGGCGGTAGTAGCGGCGGCCGCCGCTGCGCTTCATCGGCTTGATCTGGGAGAAGCGGGTCTCCCAGAACCGCAGTACGTGCTGCGGGATATCGAGGTCCTGCGCTACTTCGCTGATGGTGCGGAACGCATCCGGCGCCTTGTCCAAATGCCGGCTCCTTATGGGAGGCGATTAGGCCTCCGGTTGAGTCTTGCTACCGTCGCCATTGGCCTTGTGTTGCGCATTGATCCGCTGCTTCAGGATGGCGGACGGCTTGAACACCATCACCCGGCGCGGCGAGATCGGCACTTCCGTGCCGGTCTTCGGATTGCGGCCGATACGCTGGCCCTTCTTGCGCACCATGAAGGAGCCGAACGAGGACAGTTTCACCGTCTCGCCCCGCTCAAGGCAATCGGTGATCTCCTTCAACACGAGTTCCACGAAGGCAGACGATTCCGTCCGCGACAGTCCGACCTTTTGGTAGACGGCCTCGCAGAGATCAACACGCGTTACGGTTTTACTAGTCTCGGTCATCGCCCTGCCCCACATCACGGCGAACAATTGTCGTCTAAAATTATGAGGTTACGAGACGACGGTCAACCCGCTCAGCAGTGCTTGAGTCGGCAAAATGGCCCGCAATCTCGGCAAAATTTCATCAATCGCGCTCTACCAGCGCACGAGCGCGGAGCCCCAGGTGAAGCCGCCCCCCATCGCTTCGAGCAGAACCAGGTCGCCGCGCTTGATGCGGCCGTCCTTCAGCGCCACCGAAAGCGCCAGCGGAATCGATGCGGCCGAGGTGTTGCCGTGGCGGTCGACGGTGAGCACCACCTTCTGCGGTGCGATATGCAACTTATGCGCGGAGGCGTCGATAATTCGCTTATTGGCCTGGTGCGGCACGAACCAGTCAATGCTCTCGGCATTGAGGCCGGTGGCCTCGAAGGCATCGACGATCACGTCAGTGATCATGCCGACCGCATGCTTGAAGACCTCGCGGCCTTCCATGCGCAGGTGACCGACGGTCTGCGTCGAGGACGGACCGCCATCGACGAACAGCTTGGCCTTGTGGCGGCCGTCGGAGCGCAGATGCGTGGTCAGCAAGCCGCGGTCGGCGGCGGCGTTGCCCGGCTGCTCCTGCGCCTCCAGCACGATCGCGCCGGCCCCGTCGCCGAACAGCACGCAAGTGCCGCGATCGTTCCAGTCGAGGATGCGTGAAAAGGTCTCCGCACCGATGACGAGCGCGCGCTTGTAGGCGCCGGTGCGCAAGAAATTGTCGGCGGTCGCGAGCGCGAACACGAAGCCCGAGCACACCGCCTGAAGGTCGAAGGCCGCGCCATGGGTGATGCCGAGCCCATGCTGCACGGCGACCGCGGTCGCGGGGAACGTGTTGTCCGGCGTCGAGGTTGCCAGCACGATCAGCTCGATCGACTGCGCGTCCACGCCGGCATTGGCGAGCGCGGCCTGCGCGGCCTTGATCGCCAGATGCGAGGTGAACTCGCCTTCCGCCGCGACGTGGCGCTCGCGAATGCCGGTGCGCTGCACGATCCAGTCGTCGGACGTGTCGACGCGCTGCGCCAGCTGGGCATTGGTCAGAACCTGCTCCGGCAGATAGGCGCCGCAGCCCAGTACGACCGAACGAATTTTGGTCACGAAACAGCCTCCTGCGCGGTCGGCACTGAAGTCAGCGCGCCACCGTCGCGGTTGAGCATCTGATTGATCTTGGTCAGGAGATCGTAATGCACCATCTCATAGCCAACATCGATCGCGTAGGCAAAGCCTTCGGCAGTGACGCCGCCATGGCTCTTGACCACGACCCCTTTCAATCCGAGGAAAACCCCACCATTGGACTTGTTGGGGTCCATCTTGTCGCGCAGGGTCTGAAAGGCGCCGCGGGCGAAAAGATAGCCGAGCTTGGACATCCAGCTCCGCTGCATTTCGTTGCGGAGCAGTTCCGCCATCTGGCGCGCGGTTCCCTCGGCGGCCTTGAGCGCGATGTTGCCACTGAATCCCTCGGTCACGATCACGTCGGCCAGACCCTTGCCGATGCCGTCTCCCTCGACGAAGCCGATATAGTCGAGCTGCGGCAGGTTCATTGCGCGCAGCGTTTCGCCGGCCTCGCGGATCTCCTCGTGGCCCTTGATCTCCTCGACCCCGATATTGAGCAGGCCGACCGTGGGGCGCGGCTTGTTGAACAAGACGCTTGCCATCGCCGCGCCCATGACCGCCAGCGACACCAGATGGTGCGCATCGCCGCCGATGGTGGCGCCGAGGTCGAGCACGACGGATTCGCCGCGTTTGGTAGGCCATATCCCCGTGATCGCCGGGCGGTCGATGCCGGGCAGCGTGCGCAGATGGAAGCGTGACATCGCCATCAGCGCGCCGGTGTTGCCGGCTGAGATCGCGACATCCGCGTCACCCTTCTTCACAGCGTCGATCGCTAGCCACATCGAGGAGGTCCTGCGGCCGCGCCGCAGCGCCTGGCTCGGCTTGTCCTCCATGCTGACGGCGACGTCGGTGTGGATCACCTTCGAGGCGGCCTTCAGCAAGGGGTGCTTCTGGAGCTCCGGCTCGATCTTGGCGCGGTCGCCGACCAGCAGGAATTCGACATCGGGATGCCGGGCAAGCGAGATGGCAGCACCGGGAATGACCACGGGGGCGCCGACGTCGCCCCCCATGGCGTCAAGCGCAATTCGAACCTTGCTTGGCATAGAAGTCCCGGAAACCTGATCTCGTGCGGTCAAAAGCTGGCGGGGCCGCGAAATGGGTTCGCCATCATCAACAGCGATCGGCCAGGCGCCACACCGCACCCGGACCGGGCCGCGACAATAGCGTTTCCCCGCGTCGAAACAACCTCTTGACCCCAGACTTTTACATCCCGGGCGATCACGGATCGTACCCGCCCCAGCGAGAAAAACATCATGAAGTCAAGCCGATGGAGCAATCTTTCAACCTGACGAGGCAAACCATTCATGCACATCGCAAAGCGAGCCCGCCCGCGGCGCACCGTTATTTGCCCTCATTTGCGCTTGGGCTTGTCCTGAAGCGCCTTCAACGCCGCAAAGGGGTGATCCTCGGGATCGGGAGCGGTCACCTGCGCCTCGAACACCGCGCCCGGTTTGCGCGGATAGGGGTCGATGCCCAGGAACAGGGCGTCCGTCGCCAGCCGGCCGAGATCGATGGCGCCGGCCATGATCGCCTCCGGCGGCTCGGGGGCAGCCTCCGCGCCGTCGCTGTCATGCCCCTCCTCGATGAGGTCGGCCAGTCGCCGCGCCTCGGCTTCGGGGGCAAACATCAGGTCGATCTCCTCGTCGATCTCGCTCTCGATCGGGTCGAGCGTCACCACACAGGTCTGACCGATCCGCGCCCGCACGCTGCCGGTGACATGCACCCGCCCGCCGCTCTTCGGGGACATGTCGAAAGAGGCCTGGGCGGAGAGGATCTCGCGAACCCCCGCAACCTCGGCCATGGCCTCGCGCTCGCGGCTCGATGCCTCGATCTCCCGATGCAGGCCGGTGTCCGGGATCTGCGCCACGATCACGGGCACGCGCCATGGATCGGTCTCGGGTCCGGCATTGGATCTGGTCATGGCGCCACATACTCCCCAGGCGGCGATGGAAACGCAAATAAACCGCGCAGCAGCGCGCTCTGGTCGGTCCGGGCGAGATCAGCCTCCGTGGCCCTGGCATAGGCCGCAAGCCTACGCGCCTGCGCGCTGTCCGTCCCATTCAAGATGTTCTTGCTCAAGATATTCTTGGAGATCGCCAATGCCAGCGCCTCGCCGCCCGCGTCCATTGCCTGGTCATAGGCCCGGGCCCGGCCATAAAAGGCCTCTCCAAAGGCCCGCATCCGCTTGGGGACGGTCTGATCCCCGATGCCCATCTCCCGCAGATTGTCGTCCATGTCCTCGCAGAAGCGGTCGAACAGCGCCTGCGAGAGCTCGGTGCCGTCAGAAGCCGCCCGCAGCCGCCGCAGCAGGAGCCACAAATGCAGGAGAAGCAGGTCGAATCGGCCGTTAACCGTGTCCGGGACGGCCAAGTCCCGGTAAAACATGGGTTCTCGCGCCTGCGTCACGATCATGCCATAGATGGTCTCAATGGTGCCGCGCGGGGCTAGCCGGGGTTTCCTGAAGTGTTTGAACGGCCAGAGCATTGTGGGTTCCGCAAGCGTGCGCGCGCGGGTTGCGCTTGCCGCATCTGCCCGGTACTTCAGCGCCTCGCGCGACGCAAGGGGACGGGATCCTTCCGAGAATGACCAATTCGAGCCAGACCAGCCACCGCGGAGCCAAGGCGCGCGGCCATTACGCGCGCTGGCGCGTCGTCGCCGCCGCGGCGCTCGTCGGCATCGCGCTTGCCGCTTGCACCGGCGAGCAATTCCAGAAGGGCTACATCCTGCCGCCGGGCGCACTCGAGCAGATTCCACTCGGCGCGAGCCAGGATCAGGTGCTGATCGTGATGGGTACGCCCTCCACCGTCGCAACGCTCGACGGCGAGGTATTTTATTACATCTCGCAGCGCTCCGAGCGTCCGGTCGCCTTCATGAACCAGAGTGTGGTCGACCAACGCGTGATCGCGATCTACTTCGACAAGAACCGGCGCGTGCGCCGCCTTGCGAATTACGGCCTACAAGACGGCAAGATTTTCGACTTCATCAGCCGGACGACGCCGACCTCGGGCCAGGAGCTCAGTTACCTCACGCCGCTGTTCAAGCTGCTCAGCTTCAACTGAGGTTCGGCTGCGACGTCGTGCCGCTCCGCGCCGCTTGCGGTCGTGCAGCGCGTTCCCTACGCTCCCCGCAAAAGAGGCAGGGGGCAAATTCATGATCAGGAGATCGTTTTCCCGTCGGCGCGTGCTGACCGGCGCGGCAGCCCTGTCGACGGCGGCGATCTTGCCGCGCACGAGCCTGGCGGACTGGAAGCCCGCCGAGAACATCCGCATCATCGTGCCGGCGGCCGCCGGCGGCTCGACAGACGTCATGGGACGGCTGCTCGCGGCGCATCTGCAAACCACCTGGGGCCAGTCGGCGATCGTGGAGAACCGCTCGGGCGGCGGCGGCACCATCGGCACCGCGGAAGCCGCGCGCGCCAAAGCGGATGGCCACACCATCCTGATCGGCAATCCCGGTCCCAACGCGATCGCCTATAGCATCTTCAAGAACCTCAGCTACAAGGCCGACCAACTCCAGCCGGTCTCCAACATGATCCGGATCCCGAACATCGTCTCGGCGCATCCGAAGACCGGCATCAAGTCGATCGCCGAGCTGATTGCCATCCTCAAGGCCAATCCGGACAAGTTCAGCTACGCATCCTCCGGCGTCGGCCAGAGCCCTCACCTCACCGGCGCCTGGTTCCTCCAGCTCACCGGGCTGAAGATGACGCACATCCCGTTCCGCGGCGCGGGCCCCGCGCTTCAGGCGGCGCTCGCGGGCGATATCCAGATCCTGTTCGACAACCTCTATCCGAGCCTGCCGCAAGTGCAGAACGGCACGCTCAACGGGCTCTGCGTCACCACGCCGGAGCGCAGCGAGCTCGCGCCCAAACTTGCGACCATGCGCGAGAGCGCGCCCGAGCTCGCCAATTTCGACGTGTCGTCCTGGTTCGGCGTGTTCCTGCCGAAGAGCGTGCCCGCACCAGTGCTCGAGGCGCTGAACCTTCAGGTGAAGGCGATGCTCGCCCGCGAGGACATCAAGAAGAACATCGCCTCGATGGGCGCCCGCGCCGACTATGGCACCCCGCAGCAGTTTTCCGACTTCGTCGATGCCGAGGCCAGGAAGTTCGCAGGCATCATCGCGAAGGAAGGCTTGCAGATGGACGCGCAGTGACTGATCCGTAGGGCGGGTTAGCCTTACTGTGTCACTAACCCTCATGGTGAGGAGCGCGAAACGCGTCTCGAACCATGAGGCCCCGCCTGTGGCCCACATCCTTCGAGACGCTTGCTTCGCAAGCTCCTCAGCATGAGGAGTTAGAGCGTTTGTGACCCAGTAAGGTTGGCGAAGCGTAACGCCTCTTTATGTTGCCCGAGAAGCGGTGGATTACGCTTCGCTAATCCACCCTGCGCAGCCCCCAAACAAAAAACCCCGCGGCACGCGCCGCGGGGTTTTGTTTTAAGCCGCAGCTCGCTGCTCAGTGCGCGAGGATCGCCAGGAGCAGGAGCGCCACGATGTTGGTGATCTTGATCATCGGGTTGACCGCGGGGCCGGCCGTATCCTTGTAGGGATCCCCAACGGTGTCGCCGGTCACGGCGGACTTGTGGGCGTCAGAGCCCTTGCCGCCGAAATGGCCGTCCTCGATGTACTTCTTGGCGTTGTCCCAGGCGCCACCGCCCGAGGTCATGGAGATCGCGACGAACAGGCCCGTCACGATCACGCCGAGCAGCATGGCACCGACGGCCGAGAATGCCGCCGACTTGCCGGCCGCACCGCCGCCCGCGATCGCGTAGATCAAGAAGTACACGACGATCGGCGACAGCACCGGCAGCAGCGAGGGGATGATCATCTCCTTGATCGCCGCCTTGGTCAAAAGGTCGACCGCCTTGCCGTAGTCCGGCTTGTCGGTGCCCTGCATGATGCCGGGCTTCTCGCGGAACTGGCGCCGCACCTCTTCGACGATCGCGCCGGCCGCACGTCCGACCGCGGTCATGCCCATCGCGCCGAACAGATACGGCAGCAGGCCGCCGAACAGCAGGCCCACGACCACGTAGGGATTGTTGAGCGAGAAGTCCGGATTGACGCCGGCAAAGTAGGCGTGCTGCGCGGACCCCGCGACGAAGAACTTGAGGTCCTGATTGTAGGCCGCGAACAGCACCAGCGCACCGAGACCGGCGGAGCCGATCGCGTAGCCTTTGGTCACCGCCTTGGTGGTGTTGCCGACCGCGTCGAGCGCGTCGGTCGATTTGCGCACCTCCTTGGGCAGACCCGCCATCTCGGCGATGCCGCCGGCGTTGTCGGTCACCGGGCCGAACGCGTCGAGCGCCACGATCATGCCGGCGAGCGCCAGCATGGTGGCGGTCGCGATCGCGATGCCGAACAGGCCGGCAAGGCTATAGGTGACGAGAATGCCGGCGATGATGACGATCGCGGGCAGCGCGGTCGCTTCCATCGAGACGGCGAGGCCCTGGATCACGTTGGTGCCGTGACCAGTCACCGAGGCCTGAGCGATCGACTTCACCGGCCGATAGTCGGTGCCAGTGTAGTACTCGGTGATCCAGATGATCAGCGCGGTGACGACGAGGCCGACCACGCCGCATTCGAACAGGGCCGCGCCGGTGTAGTCGACGCCTTCGAGCTTGCCGAAGCCGATCAGGTAGTAGATCACGCCGGCGATGCCGATCAGCGACAGGACGCCGGTCGCGATCAGGCCCTTGTAGAGCGCGCCCATGATCGACTGGCTCGGCCCGAGCTTCACGAAGAATGTGCCGATGATCGAGGTTATGATGCAGATGCCGCCGATCGCGAGCGGCAGCGTCATCATGCTGGCGAGGATCGGCGTCTTGGCGAAGAAGATCGCCGCCAGAACCATGGTGGCGACCGCGGTCACCGCGTAGGTCTCAAACAGGTCGGCGGCCATACCGGCGCAGTCGCCGACGTTGTCGCCGACGTTGTCGGCGATCGTCGCCGGGTTACGCGGATCGTCCTCGGGAATGCCGGCCTCGACCTTGCCGACAAGGTCGCCGCCGACATCCGCACCCTTGGTGAAGATGCCACCACCGAGACGGGCGAAGATCGAGATCAGCGAGGCGCCGAAGCCGAGCGCCACCATGGCGTCGACGACGGTGCGGCTGTCAGGTGCAAGCTTCAGCGAATAGGTCAGGAAGCCGAAATAGAGGGTCACGCCGAGCAGCGCGAGGCCCGCCACGAGAAGGCCGGTGATGGCGCCGGCCTTGAAGGCGAGTTCGAGACCGCCTGCAAGCGACGTCGTCGCGGCCTGCGCGGTGCGCACATTGGCGCGGACCGAGACGTTCATGCCGATGAAGCCGGCGGCCCCCGACAGGATGGCGCCGATGGCAAAGCCGACGGCGACATAGATACCCAGGAAATAGGCAAGCAGTGCAAAGATGACGATGCCGACGATGCCGATTGTCGTGTACTGGCGTCGCAGGTAGGCCTGTGCGCCTTCACGGACTGCTCCGGCGATTTCCTGCATGCGCGGCGACCCCGCATCCGCGCCCAATACCGAAGACGTCGCCCAGATCGCGTAGACGACAGAGAGCACTCCGCAGAGCACTATCAACCATAATGCTGTCATGTGAATTTTGCCTCGGATCCTTGATGTACCCCCGGCGCCGATTTTTTCCCGTCGTGACGGAGTGGCGCCTTAAAGCGGGACTGCGCCTCCCCAAAAGGAGCAGTCCCGATGGGCGGGGACCTTGCCAAAATCGCCATGCCCGTGCAACGCCGGAGGCGCGAAAATCGTCGATCTCGGCAGGTATTTAGATCGAAGCCCCCCGTTTCGCGGAAATCCCTAGAAGTGGCTGTAGGACAGCCGCTCGAGGACCAGTTCCCGGCCCGTGCCATCCAGGAAGCGCGGCGCCTCATTTCCCGGCACTATCGTTCCGATGACGGTCACGGCCAAGCCTGCCGCCCGCCCGGCTGCAATCAGCTCGGCGCAGCGCGCGTCAGAAACAGTGCACAGAATTTCATAGTCATCGCCACCGGACAGCAGCGCCTCGATCCCGCTGGCGCCACGCGCAACAAGGCCGGCGGCCGGCGCCGACAGCGGCACGCCCGCCGTATCGATCGTGGCCGACACGCCTGAGGCCGCACAGAGCTTGGCGAGATCGCCGGCAAGCCCATCAGAGACATCCATCGCAGCGCTCGCACAGTCGCGCACGGCCTGCGCCAGCGCGTTGCGGGGCTGCGGGATGCGGAAGCGTGCGACCAGGAAATCCCGCGCGGCCGGATCGGACGCCAGCGCCTTGGCGGCAGCACCGCCCTTGAGCACGTCGAGGCCGAGCGCGGCATCGCCGATCGTGCCGGTCACCACGACGCGGTCGCCGGCCATGGCTCCTGTACGGCCGATCATCCGCCCAGACGGCACGCGGCCGAAGGCTGTGATCGAGATCATCTGCGGTCCTGGCGTGGAGACCGTATCTCCGCCGAGCAGCGGGCACGCGAAGCTCTTGGCGTCCTCGCCCAACGCGTCGGCGAATGGCTTCAGCCAGGCGTCGTCCTTGCTGCGCAGCGCCAGCGTCAGCACGAAGCCCGCCGGCGTGGCGCCCTTCGCCGCAAGGTCGGACAGGTTTACCCGCAACGCCTTGCGGGCGATGGTATCGGGCGGGTCGTCCGCAAGATAATGCACGCCTTCGACCACGGCGTCCGTGGTGACGACGATGTCCTCGCCGGAGGATTTCAGGATGGCAGCATCATCGACCAGCCCGAACGCGCCGGGATCAGTCGCCAGCGGCTTGAAATAGCGCGCGATGAGGGAGTCTTCGCCGGAAATGTCTTGCGCGTTCGCCATCGGCGTTAGCCCCAAACACAACTGTCATCGCCCGGCTTGACCGGGCGATCCAGTACGCCGAGACGCCTGATCACAATTACCACTGCCGCGGCGTACTGGATCACCCGCTTTCGCGCGCGATGACAGCGGTATGTGTAACTACGACCGCCCGAACTCGTCGCCGCGAAAATGGCGGCCGATCTGGTCGAGCACCGCGTTGACCATACCCGTCTCCTCGCGATCGACGAAGGCATTGGCGACGTCGACATATTCGGAGACCACGACGCGGCCCGGCACGTCCTTGCGATGCTGCAATTCATAGGCCCCTGCCCGCAGCACCGCGCGCAGAATCGCCTCGATGCGCTTCAGGGGCCAGCCCTTCGAGAGCGCTTCGTCGATCAGGGGATCAAGCTTCTTCTGGTCGCGCACGACGCCCGAGACGACGTCGCGAAAGAAGGCAGCTTCCGCCGGCAGATATTTGTCGCCTTCGACCTCGTTGCCGAGCCAATGGCTCTCGAACTCGGCGAAAATGTCGTTGATGCCGGCGCCCGCGATGTCCATCTGGTAGAGCGCCTGCACGGCCGCGAGCCGTGCGGCGCCGCGCCGGTTCGCTTTCTTCTCCACGCCGCCCGGCTGTTTTTTGCTGGTGTCAGCCATGGTCACGCTCGCGCCAGCCGGCGTTTGATGCGCAGCATCGCAAGTGCCGCACGCGCCGCATCGCCGCCCTTGTTGAGATCGCTGGCGCGCGCCCGCGCCCAGGCCTGCTCCTCCGTGTTGACGGTGAGAATGCCGTTGCCGAGCGGCAGCTTGCGCGCCACGGCGAGATCCATCAGGGCGCGCGAGGACTCCTGCGAGACGATCTCGAAATGGATGGTGTCGCCACGGATCACGCAGCCGAGCGCGATCACGGCGTCATAGGGCTTCCCGTTGCCCGCGGCCGCGTCGACCGCGATGGCCACGGCTGCGGGGATTTCCAGCGCGCCGGGAACCGTGATCACGTCATGAGTGAGGCCGGCCGCCTTCAGCTCGGCGATTGCGCCTTCCAAAAGTGCATCCTGGAGGTCGTCATAGAAGCGCGCCTCGACAATCAGCGCACGCGCGCCGGAAATGTCGGTCTGGTCCTTCAGGGGTGCGCGCCGCGCGTCTGCCATCGTTCAATCCGTTCTACTGAGGTCGGCGCGTTATGTAGTCGCCGCAAGCGGTTAAGCCAAGTTCAAAAGACATCGTTGCCGCCAAATGACGGCCGTGCCGTCACTTCATTTCGGTCAGCCGCGCCGCATAGCGGGCCATCAGGTCGACCTCGATATTGACCTCGTCCCCGGCGCGCCAGGCACCGATGGTTGTGACGCTGAGGGTGTGCGGGATGATCAGGACCGAAAAGGTCACGTCCTTGACCGTATTGATGGTCAAGGACACGCCGTCTAGCGTGATCGAGCCCTTGGTCGCGATGAAGCGCGCGAGCTCCCGCGTGGTCTTGAGCTCGAACCGCGCCATGTCGGGCAGGTCCTCGCGACTGACGAGGGTCGCAATCCCGTCGGCATGTCCTGCGACGATATGGCCGCCCAGCTCGTCACCGATCTTCAGGGCCCGCTCGAGGTTGAGCTTCGTACCGATCTTCCAGTGCTTGGCCGTCGTCAGCGCCAGCGTCTCCGCAGCGGCGTCGACGTCGAACCAGCTTTTGCCACCTTCGACGCCGGACGCCACCACCGTCAGGCAGACGCCGTTGCAGGCGATCGAGGCGCCATCGGCGATCGTCGCACGATCGTAGCGGCAGGCGATCCGCAAGCGATGCAACTGGCCCTGCGCCGTTGGCGTCAGGCCGACGATCTCGCCGATATCAGTGACAATGCCGGTGAACATTCAAGCGCGCTCGTAGATGGTGAGAGTATCCCCGTCGAATGTTTCGCTAGCATGAACCTTGAAGGCGGGCGACTGCGTGATTTTTGACAAGGGCAATGCATCGAGCGCATCGACGCCGCCGGCGCCGATGGCTTCCGTCCCGCGGAACAGCCAGATTTCATCCACCAGATCGGCCGCGACGAACGACGAGGCCACGTGGCTGCCGCCCTCGACCATCAGCCGGGTGATGCCTTTCTCGGCCAGCGCGTGCAGCAGCGCGGGAAGATCTAGCCTCGGCCGGCTGCCGGCCGGCATGCGCATGACCTGGGCGCCGGCTGCGCCGAGCCGCGTCGCTGCGACAGGATCCGCGAGCTCCGAGCCGATCACCCACAGCGGCGTCTCGCGTGCGGAGTGAACGAGTTGGCTCGATGCCGGAATGCGTAAATTCCGGTCCATCACGATGCGCACCGGAGAACGTGCTTCCATGCCCGGCAGGCGGCAGGTCAAAAGCGGATCGTCCGCAAGCACCGTGCCGATGCCGACCAGGATGGCATCGCTCCGCGCTCGCAGGAGGTGCACGCGGTTGCGCGCGGCCTCCCCGGTGATCGCGACCGGCTTGCTGCCGGCCGCACCGATCTTGTCGTCGGGCGAGACCGCAAGCTTCAGGATCACATGGGGCCGGCGGTCTCTGACGCGGCGGAAATGGCCGGCATGGTCGTAGGCCGCTTCAGCAACGCAGAGCCCGACATCGACGGCAATTCCGGCGGCGCGCAAGCGCGCGTGTCCCTGTCCTGCGACTTGCGGATTGGGATCCTCGATCGCCGCGACTACGCGCTTGATGCCGGCCGCGATCACAGCGTCCGCGCAAGGCGGCGATTTGCCGAAATGCGAGCAGGGTTCGAGCGTGACGTAGAGCGTCGCGCCGCGGGCCGCCTCGCCCGCGCGTCGCAGCGCCTCAGGCTCGGCATGCGGACGGCCGCCGGCTTGCGTCCAGCCGCGGCCGACGATCACGCCGTCCTTGACGATGACGGCACCGACGGCGGGGTTCGGCCAGGTGCGTCCCTGCCCGCGCCGGCCAAGCGCCAGCGCAAGCTGCATGAAGCGGCGATCAGCCTCCTTGGATTCTTTTTCCTTCTGCGCCTTCTGCGCGAGCTGATCCTCCAGAATGCGGAAGATCATTTGCGTATCGCGGCGAGCCGCGCTTCCTCCTCACCGGAGAGTTCGCCGAGCACATCGGCAAAATCCTTGGCCTCGCGAAAATTGCGGTAGACCGAGGCGAAGCGGACATAGGCGACGTCGTCGAGCGTGCGCAGATGCTCCATCACGGTCTCGCCGATCACCTCCGAGGAGATCTCGGCTTCGCCTGATGTCTCGAGCTCGCGCACGATGGCAGAAACCATCTTTTCCACCCGCTCGGGCTCG
This genomic interval from Bradyrhizobium sp. CB82 contains the following:
- a CDS encoding sodium-translocating pyrophosphatase → MTALWLIVLCGVLSVVYAIWATSSVLGADAGSPRMQEIAGAVREGAQAYLRRQYTTIGIVGIVIFALLAYFLGIYVAVGFAIGAILSGAAGFIGMNVSVRANVRTAQAATTSLAGGLELAFKAGAITGLLVAGLALLGVTLYFGFLTYSLKLAPDSRTVVDAMVALGFGASLISIFARLGGGIFTKGADVGGDLVGKVEAGIPEDDPRNPATIADNVGDNVGDCAGMAADLFETYAVTAVATMVLAAIFFAKTPILASMMTLPLAIGGICIITSIIGTFFVKLGPSQSIMGALYKGLIATGVLSLIGIAGVIYYLIGFGKLEGVDYTGAALFECGVVGLVVTALIIWITEYYTGTDYRPVKSIAQASVTGHGTNVIQGLAVSMEATALPAIVIIAGILVTYSLAGLFGIAIATATMLALAGMIVALDAFGPVTDNAGGIAEMAGLPKEVRKSTDALDAVGNTTKAVTKGYAIGSAGLGALVLFAAYNQDLKFFVAGSAQHAYFAGVNPDFSLNNPYVVVGLLFGGLLPYLFGAMGMTAVGRAAGAIVEEVRRQFREKPGIMQGTDKPDYGKAVDLLTKAAIKEMIIPSLLPVLSPIVVYFLIYAIAGGGAAGKSAAFSAVGAMLLGVIVTGLFVAISMTSGGGAWDNAKKYIEDGHFGGKGSDAHKSAVTGDTVGDPYKDTAGPAVNPMIKITNIVALLLLAILAH
- the ribH gene encoding 6,7-dimethyl-8-ribityllumazine synthase → MADARRAPLKDQTDISGARALIVEARFYDDLQDALLEGAIAELKAAGLTHDVITVPGALEIPAAVAIAVDAAAGNGKPYDAVIALGCVIRGDTIHFEIVSQESSRALMDLAVARKLPLGNGILTVNTEEQAWARARASDLNKGGDAARAALAMLRIKRRLARA
- the ribD gene encoding bifunctional diaminohydroxyphosphoribosylaminopyrimidine deaminase/5-amino-6-(5-phosphoribosylamino)uracil reductase RibD; amino-acid sequence: MIFRILEDQLAQKAQKEKESKEADRRFMQLALALGRRGQGRTWPNPAVGAVIVKDGVIVGRGWTQAGGRPHAEPEALRRAGEAARGATLYVTLEPCSHFGKSPPCADAVIAAGIKRVVAAIEDPNPQVAGQGHARLRAAGIAVDVGLCVAEAAYDHAGHFRRVRDRRPHVILKLAVSPDDKIGAAGSKPVAITGEAARNRVHLLRARSDAILVGIGTVLADDPLLTCRLPGMEARSPVRIVMDRNLRIPASSQLVHSARETPLWVIGSELADPVAATRLGAAGAQVMRMPAGSRPRLDLPALLHALAEKGITRLMVEGGSHVASSFVAADLVDEIWLFRGTEAIGAGGVDALDALPLSKITQSPAFKVHASETFDGDTLTIYERA
- a CDS encoding riboflavin synthase yields the protein MFTGIVTDIGEIVGLTPTAQGQLHRLRIACRYDRATIADGASIACNGVCLTVVASGVEGGKSWFDVDAAAETLALTTAKHWKIGTKLNLERALKIGDELGGHIVAGHADGIATLVSREDLPDMARFELKTTRELARFIATKGSITLDGVSLTINTVKDVTFSVLIIPHTLSVTTIGAWRAGDEVNIEVDLMARYAARLTEMK
- the nusB gene encoding transcription antitermination factor NusB — translated: MADTSKKQPGGVEKKANRRGAARLAAVQALYQMDIAGAGINDIFAEFESHWLGNEVEGDKYLPAEAAFFRDVVSGVVRDQKKLDPLIDEALSKGWPLKRIEAILRAVLRAGAYELQHRKDVPGRVVVSEYVDVANAFVDREETGMVNAVLDQIGRHFRGDEFGRS
- the thiL gene encoding thiamine-phosphate kinase; amino-acid sequence: MANAQDISGEDSLIARYFKPLATDPGAFGLVDDAAILKSSGEDIVVTTDAVVEGVHYLADDPPDTIARKALRVNLSDLAAKGATPAGFVLTLALRSKDDAWLKPFADALGEDAKSFACPLLGGDTVSTPGPQMISITAFGRVPSGRMIGRTGAMAGDRVVVTGTIGDAALGLDVLKGGAAAKALASDPAARDFLVARFRIPQPRNALAQAVRDCASAAMDVSDGLAGDLAKLCAASGVSATIDTAGVPLSAPAAGLVARGASGIEALLSGGDDYEILCTVSDARCAELIAAGRAAGLAVTVIGTIVPGNEAPRFLDGTGRELVLERLSYSHF
- the nrdR gene encoding transcriptional regulator NrdR; protein product: MRCPNCNSLDTQVKDSRPTEDSSVIRRRRICVACNFRFTTFERVQLRELTVIKRNGRRVPFDRDKLMRSVQISLRKRPVEPERVEKMVSAIVRELETSGEAEISSEVIGETVMEHLRTLDDVAYVRFASVYRNFREAKDFADVLGELSGEEEARLAAIRK